From a single Carassius auratus strain Wakin chromosome 38, ASM336829v1, whole genome shotgun sequence genomic region:
- the LOC113056641 gene encoding uncharacterized protein LOC113056641 isoform X2, translating to MERFVLRRRRRRRTSARVRDEAAKLGIPECTEGKFTSKYPSSYEASMESKRKEMVEEMKKRRLNVALIARNMNSTFALRRKELIEKEPAVKNTVERWPALFTHSQIMAEFNRISGKNLQTEFFQKLDRFTPRFIDIFRAKGGDIGSKLKKILQQIENDKSNINAGRTAVLHGLPLLLGEDPSDFYKTCFDCDDNEDMSDVEIGILTVINPRALQLYTTPCILVPQQRQSFWKVQWLWMILKIFHKQRVCSWTNLCSKLRVSCSTEMHIRLHTKSDFVPWPQVTQILNPITEKSPDAVIDHSHDASLSE from the exons atgGAACGGTTTGTGTTAAGAAGACGACGACGAAGAAGAACCTCAGCTCGTGTTCGGGATGAGGCAGCAAAACTAG GAATTCCTGAATGTACTGAGGGAAAGTTTACATCAAAGTACCCATCATCTTATGAAGCCAGCATGGAGTCCAAAAGGAAAGAGATGGTGGAAGAAATGAAGAAACGTCGTCTTAACGTTGCACTGATAGCCCGGAACATGAATTCTACATTTGCCTTGCGTAGAAAGGAATTGATAGAGAAGGAGCCTGCTGTGAAGAATACAGTGGAAAGGTGGCCAGCCCTCTTCACACATAGTCAG atcatggCAGAGTTTAATCGTATATCAGGCAAAAACCTGCAAACTGAATTCTTTCAAAAACTGGACAGATTTACTCCACGTTTCATCGATATCTTCAGGGCTAAAGGTGGAGACATTGGTTCCAAACTTAAGAAGATTCTGCAGCAGATTGAAAATGAC AAATCAAACATCAATGCGGGACGAACAGCCGTTCTTCACGGCCTACCACTCCTCCTCGGAGAGGACCCCTCCGATTTTTACAAGACATGTTTT GACTGTGATGACAATGAAGACATGTCGGACGTTGAAATCGGTATTCTGACAGTGATTAACCCGAGGGCTCTGCAACTGTACACTACTCCCTGCATCTTGGTGCCACAACAACGGCAATCATTTTGGAAGGTACAGTGGTTGTGGATGATCTTGAAAATCTTCCACAAGCAACGTGTCTGCTCTTGGACTAATTTATGCTCTAAACTTAGAGTATCCTGCAGCACTGAAATGCACATTCGACTTCATACAAAGAGTGATTTTGTCCCTTGGCCACAAGTCACTCAAATCTTAAATCCAATCACTGAAAAATCGCCTGATGCAGTAATAGATCATAGCCATGATGCTAGTTTGAGTGAATAG
- the LOC113056641 gene encoding uncharacterized protein LOC113056641 isoform X1, whose product MHQHLRSLHTNRTSLLMTRILKICLKSGIPECTEGKFTSKYPSSYEASMESKRKEMVEEMKKRRLNVALIARNMNSTFALRRKELIEKEPAVKNTVERWPALFTHSQIMAEFNRISGKNLQTEFFQKLDRFTPRFIDIFRAKGGDIGSKLKKILQQIENDKSNINAGRTAVLHGLPLLLGEDPSDFYKTCFDCDDNEDMSDVEIGILTVINPRALQLYTTPCILVPQQRQSFWKVQWLWMILKIFHKQRVCSWTNLCSKLRVSCSTEMHIRLHTKSDFVPWPQVTQILNPITEKSPDAVIDHSHDASLSE is encoded by the exons ATGCACCAACATCTCAGATCTTTACACACAAACAGAACATCACTGTTGATGACAAGAATTTTGAAAATCTGTCTGAAATCAG GAATTCCTGAATGTACTGAGGGAAAGTTTACATCAAAGTACCCATCATCTTATGAAGCCAGCATGGAGTCCAAAAGGAAAGAGATGGTGGAAGAAATGAAGAAACGTCGTCTTAACGTTGCACTGATAGCCCGGAACATGAATTCTACATTTGCCTTGCGTAGAAAGGAATTGATAGAGAAGGAGCCTGCTGTGAAGAATACAGTGGAAAGGTGGCCAGCCCTCTTCACACATAGTCAG atcatggCAGAGTTTAATCGTATATCAGGCAAAAACCTGCAAACTGAATTCTTTCAAAAACTGGACAGATTTACTCCACGTTTCATCGATATCTTCAGGGCTAAAGGTGGAGACATTGGTTCCAAACTTAAGAAGATTCTGCAGCAGATTGAAAATGAC AAATCAAACATCAATGCGGGACGAACAGCCGTTCTTCACGGCCTACCACTCCTCCTCGGAGAGGACCCCTCCGATTTTTACAAGACATGTTTT GACTGTGATGACAATGAAGACATGTCGGACGTTGAAATCGGTATTCTGACAGTGATTAACCCGAGGGCTCTGCAACTGTACACTACTCCCTGCATCTTGGTGCCACAACAACGGCAATCATTTTGGAAGGTACAGTGGTTGTGGATGATCTTGAAAATCTTCCACAAGCAACGTGTCTGCTCTTGGACTAATTTATGCTCTAAACTTAGAGTATCCTGCAGCACTGAAATGCACATTCGACTTCATACAAAGAGTGATTTTGTCCCTTGGCCACAAGTCACTCAAATCTTAAATCCAATCACTGAAAAATCGCCTGATGCAGTAATAGATCATAGCCATGATGCTAGTTTGAGTGAATAG
- the LOC113056641 gene encoding uncharacterized protein LOC113056641 isoform X3, translating into MESKRKEMVEEMKKRRLNVALIARNMNSTFALRRKELIEKEPAVKNTVERWPALFTHSQIMAEFNRISGKNLQTEFFQKLDRFTPRFIDIFRAKGGDIGSKLKKILQQIENDKSNINAGRTAVLHGLPLLLGEDPSDFYKTCFDCDDNEDMSDVEIGILTVINPRALQLYTTPCILVPQQRQSFWKVQWLWMILKIFHKQRVCSWTNLCSKLRVSCSTEMHIRLHTKSDFVPWPQVTQILNPITEKSPDAVIDHSHDASLSE; encoded by the exons ATGGAGTCCAAAAGGAAAGAGATGGTGGAAGAAATGAAGAAACGTCGTCTTAACGTTGCACTGATAGCCCGGAACATGAATTCTACATTTGCCTTGCGTAGAAAGGAATTGATAGAGAAGGAGCCTGCTGTGAAGAATACAGTGGAAAGGTGGCCAGCCCTCTTCACACATAGTCAG atcatggCAGAGTTTAATCGTATATCAGGCAAAAACCTGCAAACTGAATTCTTTCAAAAACTGGACAGATTTACTCCACGTTTCATCGATATCTTCAGGGCTAAAGGTGGAGACATTGGTTCCAAACTTAAGAAGATTCTGCAGCAGATTGAAAATGAC AAATCAAACATCAATGCGGGACGAACAGCCGTTCTTCACGGCCTACCACTCCTCCTCGGAGAGGACCCCTCCGATTTTTACAAGACATGTTTT GACTGTGATGACAATGAAGACATGTCGGACGTTGAAATCGGTATTCTGACAGTGATTAACCCGAGGGCTCTGCAACTGTACACTACTCCCTGCATCTTGGTGCCACAACAACGGCAATCATTTTGGAAGGTACAGTGGTTGTGGATGATCTTGAAAATCTTCCACAAGCAACGTGTCTGCTCTTGGACTAATTTATGCTCTAAACTTAGAGTATCCTGCAGCACTGAAATGCACATTCGACTTCATACAAAGAGTGATTTTGTCCCTTGGCCACAAGTCACTCAAATCTTAAATCCAATCACTGAAAAATCGCCTGATGCAGTAATAGATCATAGCCATGATGCTAGTTTGAGTGAATAG